AGGACAAGATCGTCATGTGGGACGTCGACGGCGTGCCGCACCGCGAATGCGTGGCCTGCGGCTATGCCGATACGCTCAACGCCCAGGGCCAGTCGGTACCGAAGGAGCTGACCACCCGGGTCAACGTCAGCGGCCTGAAGAAGCCTGCCGATCCGAAGGTGCAGAACGTGCAGTTCTTCCCCAACCCGAAGCTGAAGAAGCCGGACGAGTAAGTCCACGCCGCCAATAAGAAAGCCGTTTCTCTCCTGGGAGAAACGGCTTTTTCACGCGCCGAGGATCAGTGCCCGGTACCGTCACCACGGCGGCTGGTCTCGAAGAGGAACCAGGTGCGCTGCTCGGTTTCGTCG
This Pseudomonas sp. ATCC 13867 DNA region includes the following protein-coding sequences:
- a CDS encoding YheV family putative zinc ribbon protein encodes the protein MSEVKKRFIAGAVCPACSEQDKIVMWDVDGVPHRECVACGYADTLNAQGQSVPKELTTRVNVSGLKKPADPKVQNVQFFPNPKLKKPDE